In a genomic window of Phragmites australis chromosome 14, lpPhrAust1.1, whole genome shotgun sequence:
- the LOC133891280 gene encoding uncharacterized mitochondrial protein AtMg00810-like, which produces MALLLLYVDDILLTSSTTSLLHDTIAQLQQAFALKDLGPVHHFLGIHVTRIPHGFFLSQWSYVKDLLQHTGMFHYNPVLTPVDRKPKLSATTGLPVADPSEYHSLVGALQYLTMT; this is translated from the coding sequence ATGGCGCTGCTTCTTCTGTATGTGGACGACATACTGCTCACCTCCTCGACAACAAGCCTACTACATGACACCATTGCACAGCTTCAACAAGCCTTTGCTTTGAAAGACCTTGGTCCCGTGCACCACTTCCTTGGCATTCATGTCACACGGATACCTCACGGCTTCTTCCTGTCACAATGGAGTTATGTCAAGGACCTTTTGCAGCACACTGGCATGTTTCACTACAACCCTGTGTTGACACCGGTTGATAGAAAGCCGAAGCTCTCTGCAACCACAGGTTTGCCTGTCGCTGATCCATCTGAATATCATAGCCTCGTCGGCGCACTACAATATCTCACCATGACGTGA